One window of Moritella sp. Urea-trap-13 genomic DNA carries:
- a CDS encoding 23S rRNA (adenine(2030)-N(6))-methyltransferase RlmJ, giving the protein MLSYRHSFHAGNFADVLKHAVEVLILEALKQKDTPFVYHDTHSAAGRYSLSSANAEKTAEYVDGIARIWQQGEVPAPLIPYLNVIKQLNKTSKLKHYPGSPLVARLLLREQDRMQMTELHPADVKLLEQEFAGDRQARVYKQDAYDGLKALLPGRAKRGLVLLDPSYEIKSEYRQVVQEIAQTYRRFATGTYALWYPIIERRTIDRLKRDFVGTGIKKILVIELCVKSDTEERGMTGTGMVVINPPWKLYSQMEELLPWLTEELGQDKNAHFRLEWLVPE; this is encoded by the coding sequence ATGCTGAGCTACCGCCACAGTTTTCATGCTGGCAACTTTGCAGACGTACTTAAACACGCTGTTGAAGTACTGATCTTAGAAGCGTTAAAACAAAAGGATACGCCTTTTGTTTATCACGATACCCATTCTGCAGCAGGTCGTTATAGCTTATCGAGTGCCAACGCTGAAAAAACCGCGGAATACGTAGATGGTATCGCTCGTATTTGGCAGCAAGGTGAAGTACCTGCGCCATTAATTCCTTATTTAAATGTGATTAAGCAGCTAAATAAAACGTCGAAATTAAAGCATTATCCTGGTTCACCGTTAGTGGCACGATTATTACTACGTGAACAAGATCGTATGCAAATGACAGAGTTACACCCTGCTGACGTGAAATTATTAGAGCAAGAATTTGCCGGTGATCGCCAAGCACGTGTTTACAAACAAGATGCCTACGACGGCCTGAAAGCCTTGTTACCTGGCCGTGCTAAACGTGGTTTAGTATTGCTTGATCCGTCTTATGAAATCAAAAGCGAATACCGTCAAGTCGTGCAAGAAATCGCACAAACTTACCGTCGTTTTGCCACTGGTACGTACGCACTTTGGTATCCGATTATCGAACGTCGCACCATTGACCGTCTTAAGCGTGATTTTGTTGGCACCGGTATTAAGAAGATCTTAGTTATCGAACTTTGTGTAAAAAGTGATACTGAAGAACGCGGTATGACAGGTACTGGTATGGTAGTGATTAATCCACCGTGGAAATTGTACTCGCAAATGGAAGAGTTATTACCTTGGTTAACGGAAGAATTGGGTCAAGATAAAAACGCCCACTTCCGTCTGGAATGGTTAGTACCAGAATAG
- the ilvA gene encoding threonine ammonia-lyase, biosynthetic, whose amino-acid sequence MDDRVTDNETHTPQPLLTASEYLCKILLSPVYEAAVVTPLQPLTKLSQRFANNILLKREDRQPVHSFKLRGAFNKLVQLSEAQKLRGVVAASAGNHAQGVAMSAKKLGIKAIIVMPVITPEIKVSAVRGFGAEVCLHGDSFDEASNHAKKLSAEQGYTLIPPFDDPDVIAGQGTIARELLEQNAHLDYIFVPVGGGGLAAGIAVYIKQLKPSIKVIGVEPRDSACLRAALDAGEPVTLDRVGIFADGVAVKRIGTETFRLCNEFIDDVITVSSDEICAALKDIFEDTRAIAEPSGALALAGLKKYTELNGLRDQNMTAILSGANVNFHSLRYVSERSEYGEKKEAVLAVTIPERPGAFLTFCELIGNRAVTEFNYRYSNRAAANIFVGLRTPQGTPELNTVIKLLEDAEYPVVDLSEDEMAKQHVRYMVGGRPAEALQERLFSFEFPEHPGALQKFLLTLGMNWNITLFHYRNHGAAYGRVLTGFELPDGEMKAFSAYLVKLGYQYKEETNNPAYKFFLAH is encoded by the coding sequence ATGGATGATCGAGTGACAGATAACGAAACCCACACCCCCCAACCGCTACTTACAGCAAGTGAATACTTATGTAAGATCTTATTATCACCAGTTTATGAAGCTGCCGTGGTTACCCCGTTACAACCATTAACTAAGCTCTCGCAACGCTTCGCCAATAATATTCTGCTCAAGCGTGAAGATCGCCAACCTGTGCATTCATTTAAACTGCGTGGTGCTTTTAATAAATTAGTGCAGTTGTCTGAAGCACAGAAGTTACGTGGTGTCGTAGCCGCCTCTGCGGGTAACCATGCCCAAGGTGTGGCGATGTCAGCGAAAAAACTCGGTATCAAAGCCATTATTGTGATGCCAGTTATCACCCCCGAGATTAAAGTCAGCGCTGTGCGTGGCTTTGGCGCAGAGGTGTGTTTACACGGTGATAGTTTTGATGAAGCCTCTAACCATGCAAAAAAATTGTCTGCAGAACAAGGTTATACCCTGATCCCACCATTTGATGATCCGGATGTGATCGCGGGACAAGGGACTATCGCTCGTGAATTACTTGAGCAAAATGCCCATTTAGATTATATCTTTGTGCCTGTTGGCGGCGGCGGCCTAGCTGCTGGCATTGCGGTTTATATCAAACAGTTAAAACCTTCAATTAAAGTCATCGGGGTTGAGCCGCGAGATTCAGCCTGTTTACGTGCCGCACTCGATGCTGGCGAACCTGTTACCCTAGATCGTGTCGGTATTTTTGCCGATGGTGTAGCAGTAAAACGCATTGGTACTGAAACTTTCCGTTTGTGTAACGAGTTTATTGATGACGTGATCACGGTGAGCAGTGATGAAATTTGTGCTGCGTTAAAAGATATCTTTGAAGACACCCGTGCCATTGCTGAACCGTCGGGTGCATTAGCGTTAGCGGGATTAAAAAAATATACTGAATTAAACGGCCTGCGTGACCAGAACATGACGGCGATCTTAAGTGGTGCCAATGTCAATTTCCATTCATTGCGTTATGTATCAGAGCGCAGTGAATACGGTGAGAAGAAAGAAGCGGTACTTGCGGTAACTATTCCTGAACGACCAGGCGCTTTCTTAACGTTCTGCGAGTTAATTGGCAACCGGGCCGTGACCGAGTTTAACTATCGTTATTCTAATCGCGCAGCGGCAAATATCTTTGTTGGTTTACGTACCCCACAAGGCACGCCTGAGCTAAACACTGTGATCAAACTGCTTGAAGACGCGGAATATCCAGTGGTTGATTTGTCTGAAGATGAAATGGCCAAACAGCACGTGCGTTATATGGTCGGTGGTCGTCCAGCGGAAGCCTTGCAAGAGCGCTTGTTTAGCTTTGAATTTCCTGAGCATCCTGGGGCATTACAGAAATTTTTATTAACCCTAGGGATGAACTGGAATATTACCTTATTCCATTACCGTAATCATGGCGCTGCGTACGGCCGAGTATTAACCGGATTTGAATTACCGGACGGTGAGATGAAAGCCTTTTCAGCTTATTTAGTTAAATTAGGTTATCAGTATAAAGAAGAAACTAATAACCCAGCGTATAAATTCTTTCTAGCGCACTAG
- a CDS encoding dicarboxylate/amino acid:cation symporter, whose protein sequence is MDKSLSSKIFISLFVGLLLGTIVQYGFGAGSFLDTYFVGAATAVGTMFVSLIKLMVVPLVFISIVCGVCELKDIKSFGRLGGKTFFLYLANTAIAITVALIVAMIVQPGVGANLAELGGTAVHLTTTETPDIGQLIINIVPSNPVQAFASGDMLQIIFMAIITGLAIQALDKKGGPAINAFQIANDIMMKLVSLIMSFAPIGVFALMIQLGATLDGATLTSVAGYVALVVALLLVWILVVYPLAVWVTTGIRPATFRRQIREQFLFSLSTASSNATIPVTMRTLTEKIGVSKTVAGFGVPLGATMNMSGVSIYISIATVFAANAYGTPIQVGDLFTMGLTILLLSVGAGGVPGGGIVMIGVLLTQLGLPVEALAIIAAVDRINDMFCTSANVIGDTAVNTIVAKSEGELNIVVANAEPQGEAKTA, encoded by the coding sequence ATGGATAAATCACTAAGTTCGAAAATATTTATATCCCTGTTTGTGGGCTTGCTACTGGGTACAATCGTTCAGTATGGCTTTGGCGCAGGATCGTTCCTTGACACATACTTTGTCGGCGCAGCTACTGCAGTCGGTACTATGTTTGTATCACTAATTAAATTGATGGTTGTACCATTAGTTTTCATCTCTATTGTATGTGGTGTATGTGAACTGAAAGACATCAAAAGTTTTGGTCGCTTAGGTGGCAAAACGTTCTTCCTTTACCTAGCTAATACAGCTATCGCAATCACAGTCGCTCTTATTGTGGCAATGATTGTACAACCAGGTGTTGGTGCGAACCTTGCTGAATTAGGTGGTACTGCGGTACATCTAACAACAACTGAAACGCCTGATATCGGTCAATTAATTATTAACATCGTACCAAGCAACCCTGTTCAAGCATTTGCTTCTGGAGACATGTTACAAATCATCTTCATGGCAATCATCACTGGTCTAGCGATTCAAGCACTAGACAAGAAAGGTGGTCCAGCGATCAATGCATTCCAAATCGCTAATGACATCATGATGAAACTAGTTAGCTTAATCATGAGCTTTGCTCCGATTGGTGTATTTGCCCTGATGATCCAATTAGGTGCGACATTAGATGGCGCTACACTGACTTCAGTAGCAGGTTATGTGGCTCTTGTTGTAGCGTTACTTCTTGTTTGGATTTTAGTTGTATACCCACTAGCAGTATGGGTAACTACCGGTATCCGTCCAGCAACGTTCCGTCGTCAGATCCGTGAGCAGTTCCTATTCTCACTATCTACAGCGAGTTCAAACGCGACTATCCCTGTAACTATGCGTACCCTGACTGAAAAAATTGGTGTATCGAAAACAGTTGCTGGTTTTGGTGTGCCACTAGGCGCAACAATGAACATGTCAGGTGTATCTATCTACATCTCGATTGCAACAGTATTCGCTGCAAACGCATACGGCACGCCAATCCAAGTAGGTGACTTGTTCACTATGGGCCTAACGATTCTACTATTATCAGTAGGCGCAGGTGGTGTACCTGGTGGCGGTATCGTGATGATCGGTGTGTTACTAACACAACTAGGTCTACCGGTTGAAGCACTAGCAATCATTGCAGCAGTTGACCGTATCAACGATATGTTCTGTACTTCTGCTAACGTTATCGGTGATACCGCGGTGAACACTATCGTGGCTAAATCTGAAGGCGAGCTAAACATTGTAGTTGCTAATGCAGAACCTCAAGGTGAAGCTAAAACAGCTTAA
- a CDS encoding glucosaminidase domain-containing protein translates to MQKKITALILIIGLGLFGLYTFLQSDDIVEVKKSDVPDFAAISDVNAKKTAFFNYLQPAFDVVTAEVLAERALLSTWQAKAALTTDEQTQLQAIADMYKVKATTDQQVIAALLIQVDVIPEELVFSQSANETGWGTSRFAKQGHNFFGQWCFSKGCGIVPNQRDQGADHEVASFDSIEASVRSYFRNINRNQSYLPLRDIRSELRINDESINACALAAGLINYSERKAAYIDEIRAMIRHNRKFWRNNTSTDYALCAAPEPVVTEIVEEDAIELPKVITLTDDAAIVEMKNIDTTIVEPGNIAENAEDAIELPEVISLTVDSTFVEAKKNDSKIVESNKTADNVKNDTVTAEEPIKSVVAE, encoded by the coding sequence ATGCAAAAGAAAATAACTGCGTTAATCCTTATTATTGGGCTGGGTCTATTTGGCCTTTATACCTTCCTGCAATCTGATGATATTGTTGAAGTGAAAAAATCAGATGTACCTGACTTTGCTGCTATCAGCGATGTTAATGCCAAAAAAACCGCCTTCTTTAATTATTTACAACCTGCGTTTGATGTCGTTACTGCCGAAGTATTGGCTGAACGTGCATTACTCAGCACTTGGCAAGCTAAAGCGGCGTTAACCACAGACGAGCAAACCCAACTGCAAGCCATAGCCGATATGTATAAAGTCAAAGCTACGACTGACCAACAAGTGATTGCAGCGTTATTAATTCAAGTCGATGTCATTCCTGAAGAGTTAGTGTTTAGTCAATCAGCCAATGAAACGGGCTGGGGTACATCGCGTTTTGCTAAACAAGGTCACAATTTCTTTGGTCAATGGTGCTTTAGTAAAGGTTGCGGCATAGTGCCAAACCAACGCGATCAAGGTGCTGACCATGAAGTGGCGAGTTTTGATTCGATAGAAGCCTCTGTGCGTTCGTATTTCCGCAATATTAACCGTAACCAAAGTTACTTACCGCTACGTGACATTCGTAGTGAGCTGCGTATCAATGATGAGAGTATTAATGCCTGTGCACTTGCGGCAGGATTAATTAACTATTCAGAAAGAAAAGCAGCTTATATTGATGAGATCCGCGCGATGATCCGTCATAACCGTAAATTTTGGCGCAACAATACCAGCACTGATTATGCGCTGTGTGCGGCGCCTGAACCTGTGGTAACTGAAATTGTCGAAGAAGACGCGATTGAATTACCTAAGGTCATTACCTTGACTGACGATGCTGCTATTGTTGAAATGAAAAATATTGATACAACTATTGTTGAGCCAGGTAACATCGCTGAGAATGCTGAAGATGCAATTGAATTACCTGAGGTCATTAGCTTGACGGTTGACTCAACTTTTGTTGAAGCGAAAAAAAATGATTCAAAAATTGTTGAGTCGAACAAGACTGCTGATAATGTGAAAAATGACACTGTAACGGCAGAAGAACCAATAAAATCCGTTGTAGCAGAATAA
- the ald gene encoding alanine dehydrogenase produces MIIGVPKEIKNHEYRVGMTPASARELIAHGHTVNVETFAGAGIGFSDSDYEVVGAKILATAADVFATADMIVKVKEPQAVERAMLRDGQVLFTYLHLAPDLAQTEDLIKSNAVCIAYETVTDANGGLPLLAPMSAVAGRMSIQAGAQALEKSQGGCGLLMGGVPGVAPANVVVIGGGVVGMNAAKMAVGMGASVTMLDRNLTVLANLDNQFDGRLKVVYSTHDAIEKYVLEADLVIGAVLVPGAAAPKLVTKDLISRMKPGAAVVDVAIDQGGCFETSHATTHQDPTYIIDDVVHYCVANMPGAVAKTSTFALNNATLPYIIKLANLGWKEALTQDAHLLNGLNVIAGHVTVQDVAEAHNLPFVAPKSMIL; encoded by the coding sequence ATGATTATCGGCGTACCTAAAGAAATTAAAAACCATGAATATCGCGTAGGTATGACTCCTGCAAGTGCAAGAGAACTTATTGCACATGGCCATACGGTTAATGTTGAAACATTTGCTGGTGCTGGTATTGGTTTTAGCGACAGTGATTATGAAGTTGTTGGTGCAAAAATCTTAGCAACTGCTGCAGACGTTTTCGCAACTGCAGACATGATTGTAAAAGTAAAAGAGCCACAAGCTGTTGAGCGTGCAATGCTACGTGATGGCCAAGTGCTATTCACTTACTTACACCTTGCACCTGATTTAGCGCAAACAGAAGACCTAATCAAGAGTAATGCAGTATGTATCGCTTACGAAACTGTAACTGATGCAAACGGTGGTTTACCACTACTTGCTCCTATGTCTGCTGTTGCTGGTCGTATGTCAATTCAAGCTGGCGCACAAGCATTAGAAAAATCACAAGGTGGTTGTGGTCTTCTTATGGGCGGCGTACCGGGTGTTGCTCCTGCAAACGTTGTTGTTATTGGCGGCGGTGTTGTTGGTATGAATGCAGCTAAAATGGCTGTTGGTATGGGCGCTAGCGTAACTATGTTAGACCGTAACCTGACTGTACTAGCTAACCTAGACAACCAGTTCGATGGTCGTTTGAAAGTAGTTTATTCTACACATGATGCAATTGAAAAATATGTATTAGAAGCTGACCTAGTAATTGGTGCAGTATTAGTTCCTGGCGCAGCTGCGCCGAAACTAGTAACTAAAGACCTAATTTCACGCATGAAGCCTGGTGCTGCTGTTGTTGACGTTGCAATCGACCAAGGTGGTTGTTTCGAAACTTCACACGCTACTACACACCAAGACCCAACTTACATCATCGATGACGTTGTTCACTACTGTGTTGCTAATATGCCTGGTGCTGTTGCGAAAACATCTACATTCGCATTAAACAATGCAACACTACCGTACATCATCAAACTTGCTAACCTAGGTTGGAAAGAAGCGTTAACACAAGATGCACACCTACTTAACGGTCTAAACGTTATTGCTGGCCACGTTACTGTTCAAGACGTTGCTGAAGCGCATAACTTACCGTTCGTTGCACCAAAGAGCATGATTTTATAA
- the ilvD gene encoding dihydroxy-acid dehydratase, whose amino-acid sequence MPKLRSATSTQGRNMAGARALWRATGTREEDFGKPIIAIANSFTQFVPGHVHLKDMGQLVADEILKAGGIAKEFNTIAIDDGIAMGHDGMLYSLPSRDLIADSVEYMVNAHCADALVCISNCDKITPGMLMAALRLNIPVIFISGGPMEAGKTKLSDQLIKLDLVDAMVMGADKNVSDEDLDKVERSACPTCGSCSGMFTANSMNCLTEALGLSQPGNGSLVATHADREELFLNAGRRIVDLCKRYYQDDDESVLPRNIANREAFENAMTLDIAMGGSTNTVLHLIAAAIEGEVDYSLADMDALSRKVPQLCKVAPSTPLYHMEDVHRAGGVMGILGELNRAGLLHTDNMTVMGMTMAEQLAKFDIVTTESEAVKKMYSAGPAGIRTTKAFSQDCRWDSLDDDRENGCIRSIENAYSQEGGLAVLTGNIAVDGAVVKTAGVADDNLLFRGTARVFESQDSAVSAILASEIKAGDVVVIRYEGPKGGPGMQEMLYPTSYLKSMGLGKECALITDGRFSGGTSGLSIGHASPEAASGGLIGLVEDGDIIDINIPERSMNLIVADDVLAARRVEMESRGELAWKPVEKRERKVTQALRIYGYFATSADKGAVRDRNLI is encoded by the coding sequence ATGCCTAAATTACGTTCTGCAACATCTACCCAAGGCCGTAACATGGCTGGTGCTCGCGCTTTGTGGCGTGCAACTGGTACCCGCGAAGAAGATTTCGGTAAGCCAATTATTGCCATTGCTAATTCATTTACCCAATTTGTACCGGGTCACGTTCATCTAAAAGACATGGGCCAATTAGTTGCCGATGAAATTTTGAAAGCGGGCGGTATCGCCAAAGAATTTAATACCATTGCCATTGATGACGGTATCGCCATGGGTCACGACGGCATGTTATACAGCTTACCGTCACGTGATCTAATTGCTGATTCGGTTGAATACATGGTGAATGCGCATTGCGCGGATGCATTAGTATGTATTTCTAACTGTGACAAGATCACTCCTGGTATGTTGATGGCGGCACTTCGTCTTAATATTCCGGTTATCTTTATTTCCGGTGGTCCAATGGAAGCGGGTAAAACCAAACTTTCAGACCAACTGATTAAACTTGATCTGGTTGATGCCATGGTGATGGGCGCAGATAAAAATGTGTCTGATGAAGATCTTGATAAAGTAGAGCGCAGTGCGTGTCCTACTTGTGGTTCATGTTCAGGCATGTTCACTGCAAACTCAATGAACTGTTTAACTGAAGCATTGGGTTTATCACAGCCGGGTAATGGTTCATTAGTAGCAACACATGCTGACCGTGAAGAATTATTCTTAAACGCGGGTCGTCGTATTGTTGATCTGTGTAAGCGTTATTATCAAGACGATGATGAATCAGTATTACCGCGTAACATTGCTAATCGTGAAGCCTTTGAAAATGCGATGACGCTTGATATTGCGATGGGTGGTTCAACCAATACAGTATTACACTTAATCGCAGCAGCTATTGAAGGCGAAGTTGATTACAGCTTAGCGGATATGGATGCGTTATCACGTAAAGTACCGCAGTTATGTAAAGTGGCACCGTCAACGCCACTCTATCATATGGAAGATGTGCATCGCGCCGGTGGTGTGATGGGTATTTTGGGCGAACTGAATCGTGCTGGTTTATTGCATACAGACAACATGACTGTAATGGGCATGACCATGGCTGAGCAATTAGCTAAGTTTGATATTGTCACTACTGAATCTGAAGCTGTGAAGAAAATGTACTCAGCAGGCCCTGCTGGTATTCGTACTACTAAAGCATTCAGTCAAGATTGTCGTTGGGATTCACTTGATGATGATCGCGAGAACGGTTGTATTCGTTCAATCGAAAATGCGTACAGCCAAGAAGGTGGTCTTGCCGTATTAACAGGTAACATTGCTGTTGATGGCGCGGTTGTTAAAACAGCCGGTGTTGCTGATGACAATCTATTGTTCCGTGGTACTGCACGTGTATTTGAAAGCCAAGATTCAGCGGTAAGCGCAATTTTAGCCAGCGAAATTAAAGCCGGTGATGTGGTTGTGATCCGTTATGAAGGCCCTAAAGGTGGTCCGGGTATGCAAGAAATGTTGTACCCAACCAGTTATCTAAAATCAATGGGGCTTGGTAAAGAGTGCGCATTGATCACTGATGGTCGTTTCTCGGGTGGTACTTCTGGTTTGTCTATTGGTCATGCTTCACCAGAAGCGGCAAGCGGTGGCTTGATCGGTTTGGTTGAAGATGGCGATATCATTGATATTAACATTCCAGAACGTTCGATGAATCTTATTGTTGCTGATGACGTATTGGCTGCGCGTCGTGTTGAGATGGAAAGTCGCGGTGAATTAGCCTGGAAACCGGTTGAGAAACGCGAACGTAAAGTCACTCAAGCATTACGTATTTATGGTTACTTTGCGACGAGTGCTGATAAAGGCGCGGTACGCGATAGAAATCTGATCTAA
- a CDS encoding branched-chain amino acid transaminase: MANTEQQVWFNGKMVPESQAKVSVFTHALHYGSSVFEGIRAYDTPKGPAIFRLKEHIQRLFDSAKIYGWTIPYSKQEIEQACKDAVLANGLTNAYLRPLAFIGNVGLGLTPKSTVCEALVAAMNWGAYLGDESLEEGVDVCVTSWNRLAPNTIPTGAKAGGNYLSSQLISSEAKRHGYAEGIALDVNGTISEGAGENLFFVKNGVIHTPPTTACILPGLTRNTLMVLARDFGYEVREEPIAREAMYLADEMFMCGTAAEVVPVRSVDRIDIGDGKRGPITERLQTAYFALIKGQSEDKWGWLDYVADPS; the protein is encoded by the coding sequence ATGGCGAATACTGAACAGCAAGTTTGGTTTAATGGAAAGATGGTTCCTGAGTCTCAGGCTAAAGTGAGTGTCTTTACTCATGCTCTGCACTACGGTTCATCGGTATTTGAAGGTATTCGTGCATATGATACGCCTAAGGGCCCGGCTATTTTCCGCTTAAAAGAACACATCCAACGGTTATTTGATTCCGCTAAAATCTATGGCTGGACTATCCCTTATTCAAAGCAAGAAATAGAACAAGCCTGTAAAGATGCAGTATTAGCCAATGGCCTGACCAATGCTTATTTACGTCCTCTGGCTTTTATTGGTAATGTTGGTCTAGGTCTAACACCAAAATCTACCGTATGCGAGGCACTTGTTGCCGCTATGAACTGGGGTGCTTATCTTGGCGATGAAAGCTTGGAAGAGGGCGTTGATGTTTGTGTTACTTCTTGGAACCGTCTTGCGCCCAATACTATTCCTACTGGCGCCAAAGCCGGTGGTAATTATTTATCATCACAACTGATTTCGTCAGAAGCGAAACGTCATGGTTATGCCGAAGGTATTGCCCTGGATGTGAACGGCACTATTTCTGAAGGCGCAGGCGAGAACTTATTCTTCGTTAAAAATGGCGTTATTCATACCCCACCAACCACAGCGTGTATCTTACCGGGTTTAACCCGTAATACCTTAATGGTGCTAGCGCGTGATTTTGGTTATGAAGTACGTGAAGAACCGATTGCCCGCGAAGCGATGTACCTTGCCGACGAAATGTTCATGTGCGGTACCGCTGCTGAAGTGGTGCCGGTACGTTCTGTTGATCGTATCGACATTGGCGACGGTAAACGCGGCCCAATTACTGAAAGATTACAAACAGCTTACTTTGCGTTGATTAAAGGTCAGAGTGAAGACAAATGGGGCTGGTTAGATTACGTCGCTGACCCAAGCTAA
- the ilvM gene encoding acetolactate synthase 2 small subunit: MMSVKQVHEVVIEATNTLEILERVLRVIRHRGFRISSMNSVQMNDCNSIKITVTVSGERGIDLLYKQLDKLFDVSKLSVLYITTI; this comes from the coding sequence ATGATGAGTGTTAAACAAGTACATGAAGTGGTGATTGAAGCCACCAACACACTGGAAATTTTAGAGCGGGTATTACGCGTTATCCGTCATCGCGGCTTTCGTATTAGTAGCATGAATTCGGTACAAATGAATGATTGCAATAGCATAAAGATTACGGTTACAGTATCTGGTGAGCGCGGTATTGATCTACTCTATAAACAGTTAGATAAATTGTTTGATGTGAGTAAGTTAAGCGTGCTGTACATTACGACAATATAG
- the ilvG gene encoding acetolactate synthase 2 catalytic subunit: protein MKATEFIVNALRKQGVTQVFGYPGGAIMPLYDALYDGGVAHLLARHEQGAIMAALGYARAGARVGVCIATSGPGATNLVTGLAEAMADSIPVVAFTGQVPSALIGVDTFQEVDILGMTLSCTKHSFLVEDQNDLDRIIAEAFTIATSGRPGPVLIDIPKDIQLAVMASETVSELAELPPLDGLVDEQVAAARALLHAAKKPVLYIGGGVGMANAVPELRELAAALDIPMVSTLKGIGSADPEHPYYLGMLGMHGLKAANLAVQESDLLIAVGARFDDRVTGKLDEFAPHAKVIHLDIDACEHNKLRVANVAITTDLKLILPALKMTLDIAPWRLHTLEMKVETAFRYDHPGIAIYAPLLLKQLSASLPEDHLVACDVGQHQMWTAQHMTFSQPENLLSSAGFGTMGFGLPAAVGAALARPDAMPVVVTGDGSIMMNIQELATINRAKLPVKIVLIDNQRLGMVRQWQTLFFDGRLSQTILDDNPDFVALAAACGIPGETVVVKEQVQPAMDRMLASKGAYFLHVQISEQENVWPLVPPGVNNGEMLEQYDEC from the coding sequence ATGAAAGCAACTGAGTTTATTGTAAATGCTTTGCGTAAACAGGGGGTAACCCAAGTATTTGGTTATCCTGGCGGCGCGATCATGCCATTGTACGATGCGTTATATGATGGTGGTGTGGCGCATTTATTAGCGCGACATGAGCAAGGCGCGATCATGGCTGCGCTGGGTTATGCACGTGCAGGCGCTAGAGTAGGTGTATGTATCGCGACTTCGGGTCCAGGTGCAACCAACTTAGTCACAGGTTTAGCGGAAGCAATGGCGGATTCGATTCCTGTTGTTGCCTTCACTGGCCAAGTGCCTAGTGCGTTAATCGGTGTCGATACGTTCCAAGAAGTGGATATTCTTGGCATGACGTTATCGTGTACTAAGCACAGTTTTTTGGTTGAAGATCAAAATGACTTAGACCGCATTATTGCTGAAGCATTTACCATTGCCACGAGTGGCCGTCCTGGCCCCGTATTAATCGATATCCCTAAAGATATTCAACTGGCTGTAATGGCGAGTGAAACGGTATCAGAATTAGCTGAACTACCGCCACTCGATGGCTTGGTTGATGAGCAGGTTGCTGCAGCACGGGCGTTATTACACGCGGCGAAAAAACCAGTATTGTATATTGGCGGCGGTGTCGGCATGGCCAATGCAGTACCTGAACTACGTGAATTAGCAGCCGCATTAGATATCCCTATGGTCAGTACCTTAAAAGGTATTGGTAGTGCCGATCCTGAACACCCTTATTATTTGGGCATGTTGGGAATGCATGGCCTAAAAGCGGCTAACTTAGCAGTGCAAGAAAGTGATTTATTGATTGCCGTCGGCGCGCGTTTTGATGACCGCGTCACCGGTAAACTTGATGAGTTTGCCCCACATGCCAAAGTCATCCATCTCGATATTGATGCTTGTGAACACAATAAATTACGTGTGGCTAACGTCGCCATCACCACAGATCTAAAACTCATTCTACCGGCGTTAAAAATGACCTTGGATATTGCTCCTTGGCGTTTACATACCTTAGAAATGAAAGTTGAAACAGCTTTCCGTTATGACCATCCGGGCATTGCTATTTATGCACCGTTATTACTCAAGCAATTATCGGCGAGTTTACCGGAAGATCACCTGGTTGCTTGTGATGTTGGTCAACACCAAATGTGGACCGCACAGCACATGACCTTTAGCCAACCTGAAAACTTATTATCCAGTGCCGGTTTTGGCACTATGGGCTTTGGCTTACCGGCGGCGGTTGGTGCTGCATTAGCACGCCCCGATGCCATGCCTGTTGTGGTGACGGGTGACGGTTCGATCATGATGAACATTCAAGAGTTAGCGACGATTAATCGCGCTAAATTACCGGTGAAGATTGTCCTCATCGATAATCAACGTCTCGGTATGGTACGCCAATGGCAAACGCTGTTTTTTGATGGCCGTTTATCGCAGACTATTCTCGACGATAACCCGGACTTTGTGGCGTTAGCGGCGGCATGTGGTATTCCCGGCGAAACGGTGGTTGTTAAAGAGCAAGTGCAACCAGCGATGGACCGTATGCTGGCTAGCAAGGGTGCGTACTTCTTGCATGTACAAATTTCAGAGCAAGAAAATGTCTGGCCATTAGTGCCACCTGGGGTTAATAACGGTGAGATGTTGGAGCAATATGATGAGTGTTAA